In one Serinus canaria isolate serCan28SL12 chromosome 2, serCan2020, whole genome shotgun sequence genomic region, the following are encoded:
- the SNAP47 gene encoding synaptosomal-associated protein 47, producing the protein MLLENSMDPNPGSPAGLESVSLGEEAGKGELMNEDIRIHSWPCSYYLDTSKQWIPGKLSLTPTSIRFTADKSGELLVDFRLSGISQIKKESSHLIFSSLTVLEKGTKHWFSSLHPNRNVVFNILEHFWREQLVSGQEGGAGAALESSKGKELTGMLEGSQKRLEDTAKVLHSQGEQFDNIMRGLHKIEGDMDVADRLLTELESPSWWPFSTKLWKTPVEAKPKESPAAPDAGSQEGILLRIPVIITHRTDSSAKPGKLTVLPSGLEIKDCNSQLLHRFEAREVDDIWVHSPYEISVRQRFIGKPDTSFRLLAARMPEAIPILQMHFSRKIQFLEDALGFAGARKSPQADLGTSIWQAATGFLGAAVSPGSPAGSAEGTDREQVQLQKISQEEAKELRQILRKLKGLALETEAELERQDEALDSIGSSVDRATLTIDRHNRRIRKLT; encoded by the exons ATGCTCCTGGAGAATTCCATGGATCCAAATCCAG GGTCTCCTGCTGGACTGGAGAGCGTTTCCCTGGGAGAGGAGGCCGGGAAGGGCGAGCTGATGAACGAGGACATCCGGATCCATTCCTGGCCTTGCTCCTACTACCTGGACACCAGCAAGCAATGGATCCCCGGGAAGCTCTCCCTGACTCCCACTTCCATCAGGTTCACGGCTGACAAATCGGGAGAGCTCCTGGTGGATTTCCGTCTGTCCGGGATCAGCCAGATCAAGAAGGAATCTTCCCATTTGATCTTCAGCTCCCTCACCGTCCTGGAGAAGGGCACCAAGCACTGGTTCAGCTCCCTGCATCCCAACAGGAATGTGGTGTTCAACATCCTGGAGCATTtctggagggagcagctggtgTCCGGCCAGGAGGGCGGAGCGGGAGCGGCCTTGGAGTCCAGCAAGGGCAAGGAATTGACGGGAATGCTGGAGGGATCCCAGAAACGCCTGGAGGACACGGCCAAGGTGCTGCATTCCCAAGGGGAACAGTTCGACAACATCATGAGGGGACTCCACAAGATCGAGGGGGACATGGATGTGGCCGACAG gCTGTTGACAGAGCTGGAATCTCCCTCCTGGTGGCCCTTCAGCACCAAACTCTGGAAAACTCCCGTGGAGGCGAAGCCCAAGGAAAGCCCCGCGGCTCCGGACGCCGGAAGCCAGGAGGGAATTCTGCTGCGGATCCCGGTGATCATCACCCACAGGACAGATTCCAGCGCCAAACCCGGCAAGCTCACGGTGCTTCCCTCGGGCCTGGAGATCAAGGATTgcaattcccagctcctgcaccgCTTCGAGGCGCGGGAGGTGGACGACATCTGGGTGCACAGTCCCTACGAGATCAGCGTCCGGCAGAGGTTCATCGGCAAACCCGACACCTCCTTCCGCCTCCTGGCCGCCCGCATGCCCGAGGCCATCCCCATCCTCCAGATGCACTTCAGCAGGAAAATCCAGTTCCTGGAGGATGCCCTGGGATTTGCTGGAGCCAGGAAGTCTCCTCAGGCGGATCTGGGGACGTCCATCTGGCAGGCAG CCACGGGGTTCCTGGGAGCCGCGGTGAGTCCGGGATCGCCGGCGGGGAGCGCCGAGGGCACGGACAGGGAGcaggtgcagctgcagaaaatatCCCAGGAGGAAGCCAAGGAGCTGCGACAG ATCCTGAGGAAGCTGAAGGGCCTGGCCCTGGAGACGGAGGCGGAGCTGGAGCGGCAGGACGAGGCCCTGGACTCCATCGGCAGCTCCGTGGATCGCGCCACGCTCACCATCGACCGGCACAACCGCAGGATCAGGAAGCTGACGTAG